In Streptococcus porcinus, the genomic window CCGAAATCTTGATTTGCTTTTAATTGATGACATTCAATCACTCGCTAAGAAAACATTGTTAGGTACTCAGGAAGAATTTTTTAACACTTTCAATGCTCTTCATAATAATAATAAACAGATTGTTCTAACGAGTGATCGAACACCTGACCATTTGAATGATTTAGAACAAAGACTTGTTACACGCTTTAAATGGGGATTAACCGTCAATATCACGCCTCCTGATTTTGAAACGCGAGTTGCTATTTTAACTAATAAAATACAAGAATATAGTTTTACTTTTCCTCAAGATACTATTGAGTACTTAGCAGGACAATTTGATTCAAATGTGAGAGATTTAGAGGGTGCTTTAAAAGATATTAGCCTTGTTGCTAACTTCAAACAGATTGATAAAATCACTGTGGATATCGCTGCAGAGGCCATCCGTGCCCGAAAGCAAGACACCCCAAAAATGACAATTATACCAATTGAAGAAATTCAAACGCAAGTTGGAAAATTCTATGGCGTGACAGTAAAAGAAATAAAGGCAACAAAACGAACACAAGATATTGTTTTAGCTCGTCAAGTAGCCATGTTTCTAGCTCGTGAGATGACTGATAACTCCTTGCCAAAAATTGGTAAAGAATTTGGCGGTCGTGATCACTCAACTGTTCTTCATGCTTACAATAAAATTAAAAATATGATTGTCGAAGACGAAAGCCTTCGTATTGAAATTGAAACTATCAAAAATAAGATTAAATAAGCTGTGGATAAAGTACTATTTTAAATCAAACTTATCCACAAGTTGTGAACAAAGCTTAAAGCTTATTCCTGCTGCATTGATACTCATTTTCCACTATATACACAAGACCTACTACTACTACTAAATATTATACTTATAAAATAAAGGAGTCCTCATGATTCAATTCTCTATAAATCGTTCCCTTTTTATACAAGCTTTAAATGCAACCAAAAGAGCTATCAGCAGTAAAAATGCTATTCCAGTTCTTTCAACTATAAAAATTGAAGTTAGTCAATCTGATATTACTTTAACAGGCTCTAATGGACAAATTTCAATTGAAACTATCATTCCAGTTTCAAATGAAAATGCAGGTCTCTTAATTTCTTCAACAGGTGCAATCTTATTGGAAGCAAGCTTTTTTATCAATATTATTTCAAGTCTTCCGGATTTTACTTTAGATTTTAAAGAAATTGAACATCATCAAGTTGTTCTGACGAGTGGAAAATCAGAAATTACCTTGAAAGGTAAAGATGTCGAACAATATCCTCGTTTACAAGAAGTTTCAACTGATAATCCACTTGTTTTAGAAACAAAATTATTAAAATCTATTATTTCTGAAACGGCATTTGCTGCTAGTACTCAAGAAAGTCGGCCAATTCTAACAGGTGTGCATTTAACGTTGAAAAATCATAAAGAGTTTAAAGCGGTAGCTACAGATTCACACCGTATGAGCCAGCGGCTTTTAACTTTAGAAAAATCAGCAACTGACTTTGATGTTGTTATTCCAAGTAAATCATTAAGAGAATTTACTTCTGTTTTTACAGATGATATTGAAACGGTGGAAATCTTTTTCTCACCAAGTCAAATTTTATTTAGAAGTGATTACATTTCTTTTTATACTAGACTTTTAGAAGGAAATTATCCCGATACTGATCGTTTACTGATGAATCAATTTGAAACTGAAGCCGTTTTTAATACCCAAGCCTTAAGACATGCTATGGAACGTGCTTACCTGATTTCTAATGCGACTCAAAATGGAACTGTTAAACTTGAAGTCACTGAGTCTTCAGTTACTGCTCATGTTAATTCACCTGAAGTAGGAAAAGTAAATGAAGAATTGGAAACAGTAGAAAAAACTGGAAGTGACTTGACAATTTCTTTTAACCCTACATACTTAATTGAAGCATTGAAAGCTTTTAAAAATGAAACTGTAAGAATCCGTTTTGTATCACCAGTTAGACCTTTCACTTTAACTTCTGATGATGAAGAAGGGTTCATTCAATTAATTACACCAGTAAGAACTAACTAATTCAAAAAGATAAGCTCTCAGGGCTTATCTTTTGATATGATAAACAAACTTGGTAAGGAGTAGGTCCTCATGTATCAGCTTGGAACTGTAGTAGAGATGAAAAAGCCTCATGCATGTATTGTCAAAGAAAATGGAAAAAAAGCTAATTCTTGGAAAATCGTAAGAATTGGGGCAGATATCAAAATTCAATGTCAAAATTGTGATCATATTGTAATGATGAGTCGTCATAATTTTGAAAGAAAATTAAAGAAAATTATTTCGCAACCTTAGAAAACTTGTTTTTAAAGGTTAGCAACTAATAGTTGCTCTTAAAAAGTGCTGGTATTTTTGGTATGGAATAGTGTAAAGTAGATGTAAACAAAGAAAGGTAGTATTATATTTTGAATAAATTTGCAGAACAATTAAAAAACTATCGACTTAAAAAAAACTATTCTCAAGATGCTTTAGCTGACCGACTTTTCATTTCACGACAAGCGATTTCTAAATGGGAAAATGGGGACAGCACTCCTGATTTGGAAAATCTTGTTAAACTGGCAGAAATTTTTGATGTTACACTTGATCAATTGGTGAGAGGAAAAGAATTAGCTTCATCACATAATAATGAAAATGATTCAGAAGAAGATGATAATCTTAACCTTCTTGAAGGTAGAGAGTATGTTATTAATCCAGAGACAGGAAAATATGAAAAACGTGATGGGATCACAATTTTTATTGACCTTGTATCAGAATATTGGTGGCTAATCTTTTTTGTGCCAATTATTATTAGTTTTATCAAATCACTTATAAATTTATTTTAGTCTATCACTGATAGGCTTTTTTCTTTTGGTTTATGCTATAATATTATTGATTGAAATTTTGAACGGAGAAAAAGAACTTATGGCTTTAACAGCTGGTATTGTTGGCTTGCCTAATGTAGGTAAATCAACCCTTTTTAATGCAATTACTAAAGCAGGGGCAGAAGCTGCTAATTATCCTTTTGCGACAATTGATCCAAATGTTGGTATGGTTGAAGTACCTGATGAACGTCTTAATAAATTAACGGAATTAATTACGCCTAAAAAAACTGTTCCAACTACTTTTGAATTTACCGATATTGCAGGGATTGTTAAAGGAGCTTCAAAAGGTGAAGGTTTAGGAAATAAATTTCTTGCTAATATTCGTGAGGTTGATGCTATTGTTCACGTAGTTCGTGCTTTTGACGATGAAAATGTAATGCGCGAACAAGGTCGTGACGATGCCTTTGTAGATCCAATGGCTGATATTGATACTATTAATTTGGAATTAATCCTTGCCGACTTAGATTCAATCAATAAACGTTATGCACGTGTTGAAAAAATGGCTCGGACACAAAAAGATAAAGATTCTGTGGCTGAATTTAATGTTCTTCAAAAAATTAAACCAGTCCTAGAAGATGGTAAATCAGCTCGAACTATTGATTTTACAGATGAAGAAGAAAAAGTAGTAAAGGGACTATTCTTACTAACAACAAAGCCAGTTTTATATGTTGCTAATGTTGATGAAGATCGTGTTGCTGATCCAGATGACATTGATTATGTTAAACAAATTCGTGCTTTTGCAGAAACAGAAAATGCTGAAGTTGTTGTTATCTCCGCGCGTGCAGAAGAAGAAATTTCAGAATTAGACGATGACGATAAAGCAGAATTTTTAGAAGCTATTGGTCTAACGGAGTCAGGTGTTGATAAATTGACACGCGCAGCTTACCATTTACTTGGTTTAGGAACATATTTCACTGCTGGTGAAAAAGAGGTGCGGGCTTGGACATTTAAACGAGGAATTAAAGCACCACAAGCTGCTGGAATTATTCATTCTGATTTTGAAAGAGGATTTATCAGAGCAGTAACAATGAGTTATGATGATTTAATTAAGTATGGCAGTGAAAAGGCTGTTAAAGAAGCTGGTCGTCTTCGTGAAGAAGGTAAAGAGTATATTGTGCAAGATGGCGATATTATGGAGTTTCGATTTAACGTTTAAAAAGAGAAAAAATAGCTAAGAAGGTTGGAAGTTAATTCCAACCCTTTTGGCATTTAATAGAAAAGAGGAAGAATGGTAAAAATGATTGTAGGGCTGGGAAATCCTGGTTCTAAATACGACAATACGAAACATAATGTTGGTTTTATGGCTATAGATCAACTTGCTAAAAATTTTGATGTTACTTTTTCAGAAGATAAGAATTTTAAAGCACTTGTTGGTTGTACATTTATTAATCAAGAGAAAGTTTATTTTATTAAACCAACAACATTTATGAACAATAGTGGTATTACTGTTAGAGCATTATTGACTTATTATAATATCTCTATTTCAGACTTAATTGTCATTTATGATGATTTAGATATGGAAGTAGGTAAACTTCGTTTTCGCCAAAAAGGTTCTGCTGGTGGACACAATGGCATAAAGTCTATTATTGCAAATATAGGCAGTCAAGAATTTGATCGTGTCAAAATTGGTATCGGTCGACCACGCCCTGGAATGACGGTCATCAATCACGTATTAGGAAAATTTGAAAAAGAAGATGGAATAAGAATTGCATTAACACTAGAAAAAGTTGTCACGGCTGTAAATTTCTATTTACAAGAAGATAACTTTGAATTAACTATGCAAAAATTCAATGGGTAATTATGAATATTATAGAATTATTTAGTCAAAATAAACTCTTACAAGAGTGGATGTCAAATTCGGTAAATCTGGATAGACAATTAATAATGGGTTTATCTGGATCAAGTAAAGCATTAGCGGTTGCAGCCAATTACCGTTATCAGAATGGTAAGTTAATTATTATTACTTCTAGTCAAAATGAACTAGAAAAATTAGCATCAGACTTGTCTGCTTTGATAGGAGAAGATGAAGTTTATCAGTTTTTTGCAGATGATGTTGCTCCTGCTGAGTTTATTTTTTCTTCTTTAGATAAGTCATTGTCAAGGATAGAAGCTCTGCAATTTCTAATAAATCATAACGCTAAAGGAATTTTATTAACTACCATTGTAGGTTTAAAAATCCTTTTACCTAACCCTCGGATCTTTCAAAAATACAGTTTCCGATTTTGTGTTGGAAATGATTATAATCTTGATGATTTGGTCAAAAATTTGACTCAAATTGGTTACCAAAAAGTTAGTCAAGTGATTAATCCTGGGGAATTTAGTAGACGCGGAGATATTTTAGATATTTATGAGGTTAGGCAAGCTAACCCATATCGAATTGAGTTTTTTGGGGATGAAATAGACGGAATTCGTTATTTTGATAGTGATAGTCAAAAATCTATTGAAAATTTAAGAGAAATTATGATTAGCCCTGCTAGTGAAATGATTTTAGAAAAAGCAGATTTTTCACGTGGAATTAGTAATCTGGAATCAGCTCTTCATTTGGTAAACGCTGAATCAAAATCCTATTTAGAAGACATCCTAGCAGTCTCAAAAGATGGTTATCGACATAAAGATATCGGCAAATTTCTTTCTCTCTTTTATGAAAAAGAGTGGACATTGCTCGATTATATCCCTAAAGGGGTACCAGTATTTTTTGATGATTTCCAAAAAATACTAGATAAAAATGCTAGCTTTGATTTAGAAGTTGCTAATTTGTTAACAGAAGATTTACATCAGGGTAAAGCTCTCCCTTCTTTGCATTACTTTGCAGATACTTATAGGAATATTAGAACTTACAAGCCAGCAACTTTTTTCTCTAATTTTCATAAAGGTTTAGGAAATATTAAATTTGACAAGTTGTATCAGTTTACTCAGTATGCTATGCAAGAGTTTTTTAATCAATTTCCATTAC contains:
- the dnaA gene encoding chromosomal replication initiator protein DnaA; the encoded protein is MTENETIFWNRVLELAQSQLKQTTYEFFVLDARLIKVADNVATIYLDPMKELFWEKNLKDVILTAGFEIFNAQIAVDYQFEDDLEIMSGAQETSQTFSTQNSNPLPLVKSDLNPKYSFENFIQGDENRWAVAASIAVANTPGTTYNPLFIWGGPGLGKTHLLNAIGNSVLLDNPNARVKYITAENFINEFVIHIRLDTMDELKEKFRNLDLLLIDDIQSLAKKTLLGTQEEFFNTFNALHNNNKQIVLTSDRTPDHLNDLEQRLVTRFKWGLTVNITPPDFETRVAILTNKIQEYSFTFPQDTIEYLAGQFDSNVRDLEGALKDISLVANFKQIDKITVDIAAEAIRARKQDTPKMTIIPIEEIQTQVGKFYGVTVKEIKATKRTQDIVLARQVAMFLAREMTDNSLPKIGKEFGGRDHSTVLHAYNKIKNMIVEDESLRIEIETIKNKIK
- the dnaN gene encoding DNA polymerase III subunit beta — protein: MIQFSINRSLFIQALNATKRAISSKNAIPVLSTIKIEVSQSDITLTGSNGQISIETIIPVSNENAGLLISSTGAILLEASFFINIISSLPDFTLDFKEIEHHQVVLTSGKSEITLKGKDVEQYPRLQEVSTDNPLVLETKLLKSIISETAFAASTQESRPILTGVHLTLKNHKEFKAVATDSHRMSQRLLTLEKSATDFDVVIPSKSLREFTSVFTDDIETVEIFFSPSQILFRSDYISFYTRLLEGNYPDTDRLLMNQFETEAVFNTQALRHAMERAYLISNATQNGTVKLEVTESSVTAHVNSPEVGKVNEELETVEKTGSDLTISFNPTYLIEALKAFKNETVRIRFVSPVRPFTLTSDDEEGFIQLITPVRTN
- a CDS encoding DUF951 domain-containing protein; this encodes MYQLGTVVEMKKPHACIVKENGKKANSWKIVRIGADIKIQCQNCDHIVMMSRHNFERKLKKIISQP
- a CDS encoding helix-turn-helix domain-containing protein — translated: MNKFAEQLKNYRLKKNYSQDALADRLFISRQAISKWENGDSTPDLENLVKLAEIFDVTLDQLVRGKELASSHNNENDSEEDDNLNLLEGREYVINPETGKYEKRDGITIFIDLVSEYWWLIFFVPIIISFIKSLINLF
- the ychF gene encoding redox-regulated ATPase YchF; its protein translation is MALTAGIVGLPNVGKSTLFNAITKAGAEAANYPFATIDPNVGMVEVPDERLNKLTELITPKKTVPTTFEFTDIAGIVKGASKGEGLGNKFLANIREVDAIVHVVRAFDDENVMREQGRDDAFVDPMADIDTINLELILADLDSINKRYARVEKMARTQKDKDSVAEFNVLQKIKPVLEDGKSARTIDFTDEEEKVVKGLFLLTTKPVLYVANVDEDRVADPDDIDYVKQIRAFAETENAEVVVISARAEEEISELDDDDKAEFLEAIGLTESGVDKLTRAAYHLLGLGTYFTAGEKEVRAWTFKRGIKAPQAAGIIHSDFERGFIRAVTMSYDDLIKYGSEKAVKEAGRLREEGKEYIVQDGDIMEFRFNV
- the pth gene encoding aminoacyl-tRNA hydrolase, giving the protein MVKMIVGLGNPGSKYDNTKHNVGFMAIDQLAKNFDVTFSEDKNFKALVGCTFINQEKVYFIKPTTFMNNSGITVRALLTYYNISISDLIVIYDDLDMEVGKLRFRQKGSAGGHNGIKSIIANIGSQEFDRVKIGIGRPRPGMTVINHVLGKFEKEDGIRIALTLEKVVTAVNFYLQEDNFELTMQKFNG